Within Leptospira dzoumogneensis, the genomic segment GACCTCGAACGGAGTGAGAAAGGAAAAATATTACTGTTGTTCTTCGCCAGCGCCTTCTTCTGCAGGAGCAGGAGTAGAGTCAGACTTGGTTCCTTCTTCTTTTCCTTTTTTGGAATCTTTCTTATGCTTCTTGTGGTGTTTTTTCTTACCTTTTTTCTTCTTAGCTTTCTTTTCTTTTTTCTCAGCTTTAGAAGCGCCAGCATCTTCAGTCTTTGCAGGAGCATCGCCGGTAGTCTCTTGAGCGCTTACTCCGGTGAAACCGAAAAGAGCGATTGCAGACACAAGAAGGGTAACAAGAATTTTTTTGAATAGGTTCATTATGATCTTCCTATAGAAACTTTGGTTTGTGTCGTAATTTTATTATTATGCGAAGCAAATCAAATCCATTTTACATAAAAATCAGATTTCATCCACAGGAGGGACCCATTTGCTCGGGATTGCTACAGCGAGTGACAGACGGTCCAAAAATTTATCTTTCGGGATCTCATAAGCTCCCAGATTCAAAGTGACCGGGTTCATCTGCTGGGTATCGAATAATGTGAAACCGTCCTTCTTCAATGCTTCAAATAGAAAGTAGAGCCCGATCTTCCCGAAATCAGGTAAAAAGGAGAACATGGACTCTCCGGCAAAAAATTTACCGATGGCAACACCATACACTCCCCCGCCTAACCGTCCGTTTTCGTCCCAAACCTCTACACTATGAGCATAACCTTCCTTATGAAAGTTCGTAAAACCCTGTAAAAAGTTCTCCGTTATCCAAGTTTGCTCTTCCGTTCTAAATGCACAGCAACGCATAACTTGTTCAAATGCACGATTGAATGTGACTGTGAATTTTTTTTGGCGAATTCTTCTGTGAACTCTGGAACTAATATGAAGAACATTTAGGTCAAAGATAGCCCTCGGATCCAAAGAAAACCAAAGTAAAGGTCTATCCGCCCAAGGAAAGATACCTCGGGTATAAGCGTATATAAGGCGATCCGGTTTTAGGTCTCCGCCAATTCCTACGACCTCCTCTATTGAATATCTAGGATCTGCGAAAAAATCGGAAAAGTCCCGGATAGGAGAATATTGATTTTGTCTGGGGTTTTCCATTTATTCCAAGAGAAGAGGATATGATTCTTCGACCGAGTATATCTGACCGTTCGCTCCGCTGCGACTAGAAAATAGATGGAATTCCGACACTGGAACTATGTCGGTTTTGAATTGGGAGAATTCATTCAAGTATAGATCTAAACGTTTTTCCGGGGTTCTTTTGAATCTACCTATAGTAATATGAGGCCTGTAATCCCTTTTATCAATGGAGAAACCTTCTCTTCTGAGAGTGGATTCCAAAACTTTTTGGAGCTTTTTCAATTCTTCAGAAAGTGTCACACCCGCATATAGGATCTCGGGAAATTTATTACCGAAAAATCCTACACCTTCGATCTCTAATGAAAAACTTTTTTCAGAGACTTGACTACAGATCTCGGAGGCCCTTTCAATCTCTTCCGGTTTTAACTCTCCTAAAAAAACCAAGGTGGTATGAAAATTTTCGGGAGAAACCCAGCGAATCTCTTCCAGCCCGAAACAGATCTTTTCCAGATCCGATTTTATAGGATCCGGAAGAACCAATCCTAAAAAACTTCTCATTCGAGATCCACTCCGGAAACTCTTCTAGCTCCTCTGAGAGAATTCACCAAAATGATCTTAGAGGCGAGACTCAGATCTTGTTTAGAAATTTTCTTTTCCTTCGCTTTTAATTTTCGGATCCATTGTTTACGGGCTACTCCAGGAAGAATTCCTTCTTCCAAAGAAGGTGTGATCCATTCACTATTTAACAAAATAAAAATAGAATGAATGGATCCTTCCGTTAGATAACCATCCGTGTTTGTATAGATCTTGTCCAAATAACCTTTGGAAACTGCAGACTCATAACCGGCCGAATAAATTTCCCTGATATTTGTCTTATGATAAAAGAACCGATTTTTTTTATCGGTAGAAGTTCCGCTGAACAGTACCTTCCCCTCTTTTGGACCCGGCTGAAATTCGGAAACTTCTGATTGGAATTCTCCGTTAGGCAAAAGGATCATTTTCACTCTATATTTTTTATCGGAAGAAACCTTGCCTGCGACTTCGTTAACTGCGGATTCCCATCCTTCTTCTTTCCAAACGAACCCGAGTTCCTTTGCGGATGTTTTCATCCTATCTTTATGATCTTTTAAAAAATAGATCTTTTTTCTTTTGCAGATAGTAGTTGTAAACAAGTGAAAATTTTCTTTCGTATCATTCAAAAACTTTGCTTTGGACCAGCATTCTTCCCATTCCGCATTCGGATCGGAACCGATCGTAATTCCGGAGCCTACTCCCATTCTTCCTTTTTTTTGCCCGGAAGTACCCTGCAAAAATTCAAGAGTACGGATCGCAATGGAAGAAATTTCTTTTTGAGGAGACAGATAGAATATTCCCCCGGTATAAACTCCTCTCTTTTTTTCCAAACTAGCTATGATCTCTGCAGATCTTTTTTTAGGAGCCCCGGTGATGGAACCTCCCGGAAACAATGCTTCTAAAATATCTGTCCATTTTATATCCGAAGAAAGTTCGGATCTTACCTCGCTGGTCATTTGGAAAACTGTAGGATATTCTTCGATGGAAAAAAGTTTAGAAACTCCGACTGAGCCGGGCAAAGATATCCTTCCCAAATCGTTGCGGAGAAGATCGGTGATCATTAAATTTTCCGCTCTATCCTTTTCAGATTCCGAAAGTTCCAATTTCAATTTTTGATCTTCCGCCGGATCTTTTCCTCTGGGTCTGGTTCCTTTCATAGGAACGGTTCTGATTTGATTTGATTTTCTTTCCCAAAACAATTCCGGAGAAAAGGAAAGAATAT encodes:
- the aat gene encoding leucyl/phenylalanyl-tRNA--protein transferase, yielding MRDFSDFFADPRYSIEEVVGIGGDLKPDRLIYAYTRGIFPWADRPLLWFSLDPRAIFDLNVLHISSRVHRRIRQKKFTVTFNRAFEQVMRCCAFRTEEQTWITENFLQGFTNFHKEGYAHSVEVWDENGRLGGGVYGVAIGKFFAGESMFSFLPDFGKIGLYFLFEALKKDGFTLFDTQQMNPVTLNLGAYEIPKDKFLDRLSLAVAIPSKWVPPVDEI
- the thpR gene encoding RNA 2',3'-cyclic phosphodiesterase encodes the protein MRSFLGLVLPDPIKSDLEKICFGLEEIRWVSPENFHTTLVFLGELKPEEIERASEICSQVSEKSFSLEIEGVGFFGNKFPEILYAGVTLSEELKKLQKVLESTLRREGFSIDKRDYRPHITIGRFKRTPEKRLDLYLNEFSQFKTDIVPVSEFHLFSSRSGANGQIYSVEESYPLLLE
- the pabB gene encoding aminodeoxychorismate synthase component I, with amino-acid sequence MISDLFQNSRKPFIYLGEGFSAEGRLVLTEPNEILTTNRRSEARKFLLEIQNKVSQGSHAAGWISYEAGDLFLNPDNMEEVSEDPLFWFGIFSKPKTLSQAEISEWESKFKDKGYSAKIGSETDLKEYERNFHKIRNFLYEGDIYQVNYTFPLEIELEGSLERLFFELRKKQPVPYEAWIHTGDSLPIQKDILSFSPELFWERKSNQIRTVPMKGTRPRGKDPAEDQKLKLELSESEKDRAENLMITDLLRNDLGRISLPGSVGVSKLFSIEEYPTVFQMTSEVRSELSSDIKWTDILEALFPGGSITGAPKKRSAEIIASLEKKRGVYTGGIFYLSPQKEISSIAIRTLEFLQGTSGQKKGRMGVGSGITIGSDPNAEWEECWSKAKFLNDTKENFHLFTTTICKRKKIYFLKDHKDRMKTSAKELGFVWKEEGWESAVNEVAGKVSSDKKYRVKMILLPNGEFQSEVSEFQPGPKEGKVLFSGTSTDKKNRFFYHKTNIREIYSAGYESAVSKGYLDKIYTNTDGYLTEGSIHSIFILLNSEWITPSLEEGILPGVARKQWIRKLKAKEKKISKQDLSLASKIILVNSLRGARRVSGVDLE